Proteins from a genomic interval of Desulfurobacterium atlanticum:
- the smpB gene encoding SsrA-binding protein SmpB — protein MSGRTPEIKNKKAFFDYEILEKYEAGIELKGTEVKSLREGKANLRDSFVRIENDEAYLFNAYIAPYSHGNLFNHEPTRRRKLLLHKKEIKRLLGKSQEKGLTIIPLRIYFNKRGKAKVEIALAKGKKLYDKRETIKRRDLEREAQKAMKQWR, from the coding sequence ATGTCCGGAAGAACTCCAGAGATAAAGAACAAAAAAGCGTTCTTTGATTACGAGATACTTGAAAAGTATGAGGCAGGTATTGAGCTTAAAGGTACTGAAGTTAAATCGTTAAGAGAAGGAAAAGCAAACCTTCGTGACTCTTTTGTAAGGATAGAGAACGACGAAGCTTACCTTTTTAACGCTTATATTGCTCCCTACTCTCACGGAAACCTTTTCAATCATGAACCAACAAGAAGAAGGAAACTGCTCCTGCACAAAAAAGAGATTAAAAGGCTTCTTGGTAAATCTCAGGAAAAAGGTTTAACAATAATTCCATTACGAATCTACTTTAACAAAAGAGGAAAGGCCAAAGTGGAAATAGCACTTGCAAAAGGTAAAAAGCTTTATGATAAAAGGGAAACTATAAAAAGAAGAGACCTTGAAAGAGAAGCTCAAAAGGCAATGAAACAGTGGAGATGA
- the ispH gene encoding 4-hydroxy-3-methylbut-2-enyl diphosphate reductase: MKIIVAKSAGFCWGVKRAVNMAIAAAKKNGTVYSLGELIHNPQEIKRLETLGIKKIDSINEIPKNSTVIIRSHGVPPDIIKKLKEKGIFIVDATCPFVKAIQEKAISLEKEGYPVCILGNSSHPEVIGIAGHVKDPVIVENENDIEKLPPFQKLGIVCQTTLNSELLSKFVASLSKEIKEMKLFNTICKATKVRQEETRKLAQQVDMMIVIGGKNSSNTGKLYAISKKLNRNSFHIESAEEIDESWFKNIEKIGITAGASTPQWIIEEVIERIKTILKGGETVERGLCKTT, from the coding sequence TTGAAAATAATAGTTGCTAAAAGTGCAGGTTTTTGCTGGGGTGTTAAAAGAGCCGTTAACATGGCAATTGCTGCAGCAAAAAAAAACGGCACTGTTTACTCTCTTGGTGAACTTATCCACAATCCTCAGGAGATTAAAAGGCTTGAAACTCTTGGTATAAAGAAAATTGACTCCATAAACGAAATCCCGAAAAACTCCACAGTTATTATACGCTCTCATGGAGTTCCTCCAGATATAATTAAAAAATTAAAAGAAAAAGGAATTTTCATTGTTGATGCCACCTGTCCGTTTGTTAAAGCAATTCAAGAAAAAGCCATATCCCTTGAAAAGGAAGGTTATCCTGTATGTATTCTTGGAAACAGCTCTCATCCTGAAGTGATAGGCATAGCAGGACATGTAAAAGACCCTGTAATCGTAGAAAACGAAAACGACATAGAAAAACTACCTCCGTTTCAAAAACTTGGAATTGTCTGTCAAACAACTTTAAATTCCGAACTTCTATCAAAATTTGTCGCTTCCCTATCAAAAGAAATCAAAGAAATGAAACTTTTTAACACCATCTGCAAAGCAACAAAAGTAAGGCAGGAAGAGACAAGAAAATTAGCCCAGCAGGTAGACATGATGATAGTAATAGGAGGGAAAAACAGTTCAAACACAGGTAAACTTTACGCCATTTCAAAAAAATTAAACAGAAACTCTTTCCACATTGAATCAGCTGAAGAGATAGATGAATCCTGGTTTAAAAACATAGAAAAAATAGGAATAACTGCAGGGGCTTCAACACCCCAGTGGATAATAGAGGAGGTTATAGAACGTATCAAAACTATTTTAAAAGGGGGAGAAACTGTTGAAAGAGGACTTTGCAAAACTACTTGA
- a CDS encoding flavin reductase family protein has translation MKKADVKSADQSLISKLIFNTVAPRPIAWITTLNENGSVNLAPFSFYNAITTKPPLLFVSIGKRKDGSDKDTIRNIKRTGEFVINVISKKFFESMVESGKDFPPEESEIEKLQIETVPSETVSPPIVKGVPAALECKVKEIIELGATPMSVVIGEVVFIHYDEEILKTQKGIVGRLGGKRYIVVEKEITIFK, from the coding sequence ATGAAAAAAGCAGATGTTAAATCAGCAGACCAATCACTGATTTCAAAACTGATTTTCAACACTGTTGCTCCAAGGCCTATTGCATGGATAACAACATTAAACGAAAACGGCTCTGTCAACCTTGCCCCTTTTAGTTTTTACAACGCAATAACCACAAAACCGCCTTTGCTCTTTGTATCTATAGGTAAAAGGAAGGACGGCTCGGATAAAGATACTATTAGAAATATTAAAAGAACAGGAGAGTTTGTAATAAACGTAATCAGTAAAAAGTTTTTTGAATCTATGGTTGAATCGGGAAAAGATTTTCCACCTGAAGAAAGTGAGATAGAAAAGCTCCAAATAGAAACAGTGCCATCTGAAACCGTATCTCCACCTATAGTTAAAGGAGTCCCAGCAGCTCTTGAATGTAAAGTTAAAGAGATTATTGAGCTTGGAGCAACTCCCATGTCTGTTGTAATCGGAGAAGTGGTATTTATCCATTATGATGAAGAGATTCTAAAAACTCAAAAAGGGATCGTCGGCAGGCTTGGCGGAAAGAGATATATCGTGGTTGAAAAGGAAATAACAATATTTAAATAA
- a CDS encoding S1 RNA-binding domain-containing protein, with protein sequence MKEDFAKLLDEYFKKRKGKKKIIEGTVIKINGKDVFVDYGGKSEGVVPIEEFETLPEIGDKVEVSIVEPETEDGYAILSISTVRTLKKWEETANRLEKEKIVEGIIRQKVRGGYKVDIGSGIYTFLPLSQVDIIPVTRPDDWLDKKIKAKVLSIDRKRQSIVISRRQLIEEERKKKRKEILGSLKEGEVVEGRVKNIVDFGIFVDVKGVDGLVHKSDISWSGLKTPFEITSIGKKIKVKIIKIDKEKERLFLSIKRIHPDPWEKIESIIKEGEKLKGKVAKLSSKGIFIELPHDIAGFIPADYLKNKHLKEHKEYTFTVEKIDREKRRVILSCPEELQR encoded by the coding sequence TTGAAAGAGGACTTTGCAAAACTACTTGATGAATACTTTAAAAAAAGAAAGGGAAAGAAAAAGATAATAGAGGGTACCGTAATAAAAATAAACGGAAAAGATGTGTTTGTGGATTACGGGGGAAAAAGTGAAGGAGTTGTTCCAATAGAAGAGTTTGAAACTCTGCCAGAAATTGGGGATAAGGTAGAAGTTTCCATAGTTGAGCCGGAAACTGAAGACGGTTATGCCATCTTATCCATATCAACTGTCAGAACACTGAAAAAGTGGGAAGAAACCGCCAACCGCCTTGAAAAAGAAAAGATAGTGGAAGGAATAATCAGACAAAAAGTAAGAGGCGGTTATAAAGTTGACATAGGAAGCGGCATATACACCTTTTTGCCCCTTTCTCAGGTTGACATAATCCCGGTAACACGGCCGGACGATTGGCTTGATAAAAAGATAAAGGCTAAAGTTTTATCCATAGACAGAAAAAGACAGAGCATCGTAATATCACGAAGACAGCTAATTGAAGAAGAAAGAAAGAAAAAAAGAAAAGAGATTCTGGGAAGCTTGAAAGAAGGAGAAGTTGTAGAAGGTAGAGTAAAAAATATTGTTGATTTTGGAATATTTGTTGATGTTAAAGGTGTTGACGGTCTTGTTCACAAAAGTGATATCTCCTGGTCTGGCCTTAAAACACCTTTTGAAATTACATCAATAGGGAAAAAGATAAAAGTGAAAATTATAAAGATAGATAAAGAAAAGGAAAGGTTATTTCTTTCCATAAAAAGAATCCATCCTGACCCGTGGGAAAAGATTGAATCAATTATTAAAGAAGGGGAAAAACTTAAAGGAAAGGTTGCTAAGCTCTCCTCAAAAGGTATATTTATTGAACTACCACACGATATAGCAGGATTTATCCCTGCAGATTATCTTAAAAATAAACATTTAAAAGAACACAAAGAGTACACATTTACAGTAGAAAAGATAGACCGAGAAAAGAGGAGAGTAATACTATCATGTCCGGAAGAACTCCAGAGATAA